DNA sequence from the Lysinibacillus sp. OF-1 genome:
CTCTTCACGACGGTGTAAATTTTTAAAGTCATCTGATTCGCGCCATGCTTTGAATTGCTCGACTGTATCCCAGAACATCATAACGTTCATTTCATCGTGATCTTCTGGTTCAGAGCAAACGTTCACTTCAACTTTATTAAACCCTTCCCAGTTCAATAAATTTTTATCAGATATAAATAATGGTGCCATTTTATGAGCAAAACCTTTTTTTACTAAAAAACGGTTAGTTACTGTAATCATCTATTATATTGACCCCTTTATGACATTTTTAATTGATATTGATTTTCATTATCAATTAAAACATACATTAATTGGCTATGCAATAAAAAATTTTAAAAAATAACATTAAAAACGTTTGTTGACAATTATTTTTATTTCAAATAGAATCATAAACAACTGTATGAGAATGATTATCAATTTCAATTTGATTTTTAAAAAAAGAAAGGGTTGGTAGTTACCATGAAGAAGTTTAAATTTCTATTAGTAGGTGCGTTAGCATTAGTATTAACAGCATGTGGAGAGGAAAGTAAACCAGCAGATGTGGGTGCTTCAACAGATAAAATAGAAATGGAACAACAAGTTGAAACAGGGGGGGCGGTAACATTAATAGATGACCTTGGAAATAAGCATGAATTTGAAGCAATACCGAGTTCAGTTGCTACATTAAATCCAGGAATGATGAATATTTTGCTTGCATTAG
Encoded proteins:
- a CDS encoding antibiotic biosynthesis monooxygenase, with amino-acid sequence MITVTNRFLVKKGFAHKMAPLFISDKNLLNWEGFNKVEVNVCSEPEDHDEMNVMMFWDTVEQFKAWRESDDFKNLHRREEIGNKENNESSPIMGNRVVISEIAATLVK